ATTTGTATAGTTGAGCCGCGTCAGCATGATCAGCCCGATACAAAGCAGCATGCACAGATTGTTGACAACAAGCCTTGAAACTTTCGGGTAAATGATCGTATAAAGCAGTATCGTGGCCCCGAACAGTACCACCTGCATGAGATAAAAAGCGAGCAGTTTGATATCCTCGGTCTCCAGATACATTACGAGAAACGCAATAATATGGATCATGTACATAAGCACATTCTGTCTGCGGAGCATGCTTTTTTTCCGGTCCGGATCCTGATAGCCAAATATACTGAAACAGAGATACGTATACATGGTTATAAGTATGATCATCAGATATTTTGACAGCTCTACAATAATATTTACCAAAACTTCACCTACTTCACTCCCCGCTTGAAATGTCCTTTTGTAAAATCCATATCCGGGGTCCTTATATCTTTCTCTTTGATAAAGGCGTCTGTGTACAGCGCCGTGATCTTCTGCATCTCCTTTGCATCTTCCGTCGTAAAATCAAGACGGATCGATGCAGGTGAGAGCGAGTTTATCTCCTTTCGCTGATTCAAAAGAACGAGCGGAGAAGAATTATAAATTATATTATAACAGTATTCACAGCAATTTTTAACCGCAAATTTTTTCTGGTATCTGTCCTTTATATATGTCAGACCGTCACTGTGCGTACAGCGGCCTGTTGTCTTCTGCACACAGCCGGCCGTGACCATCACGGGCTGATAGCCGTATGCAACGAATGTGCAGTCGGAAACACCGAGTTCTTTCAGTTCTCCTGCGTTCAGCTCCGCCGGGGCCGTATAAGATTCTATGCGTGTCTTCTTCAGAAATTGCTTCGCATAACGGTTGAACACATAGATATTGGCATCTGAAATTATCTTCCGGTCATACCCCTTCCCCTCCAGCCACTCACAGCTCTCCCAGTTGCGCACGAGAACGCCGTCAAACACTTCCAGAAGAAGGGCATATTTCCGCTCAAACTTTTCAGCCGTGGGACTGCGGAAAATATATGGCAGGGCGGCATACACTTCTTTCCCCGACTCCCCCGCCTTTTGTACAAGGCTTCGCAAAGTCTCTTCCACAGCCGGCATGAGCATACCGCTGTCGACATATATGGCACGGATCTCTTCGGCGGATACCGCTGCTTTGAGTTGTTCTGCATTCATGACCGACACTGCCATGACGGCCGGCCTGTCCGTCTCACTTTTCTGAACGACAGCTCTGCCTTCCTCGTCCGGCGTAAAATGAGCCGCCTCATCCTCCGTTCTCCGGTAAGGACTCAGCAGACTTTCCTCAAGGCGGCCAAGTCCTTCTCTTCTCAGTTCATTCAACGCCTGCATCGGAAGAAACAGCTCCCCGTCCATGCGGATATCCAGCCTGTCAAAGACAAATTGTGTGCCGCCGGTCTTTCTCATCTGCTTTTCTATCCTCTCTGCGCTGAGGGGCTGCTTTAACGCCTGCTCCGGTGCCATACCCTCGCAGACTGTCTTTGATCCTTTGTGCTCAAGCTCCAGTTTAGCACGATTTCCGGGAGAAAGTATTAAGTTACCATTAATTTTTTCTTGGATTTCAAACGTACGGCGCTGCGGCGGTTCTTCTTTGCCCTGCGGCCTGGAAAAAGATATCATATCTTTTCCGTTATGCCGTTTATAATACCCGTCACAGTATCCCCGCCTTCTGTACGCCGTATACAGCCGCTCCCTGTCTCTTGTGTCCACCGCAAAGCCTTCTCTTCCTTTCTCATAATAAAGGTCCGCGTATGCGCGGTACATGCTCACAACGGTATATACATAATCCGGCTGTTTCATGCGCCCTTCGATCTTAAAGGAGTCTATGCCGGCCTCGATCAGTTCCGGGATCAAGTCTATCGCGCAGAGATCTTTCAGGCTCATCAAGTCGGCCGGTCTTCCGTCCCCAATGCTGTAAGCCAGGCGGCACGGCTGGGCACACTGCCCCCTGTTCCCGCTTCTTCCCCCGAGCAGGCTGCTGAGCAGACACTGGCCGGAGTAACAATAGCAGAGCGCCCCGTGCACAAAGCATTCTACCTCCAGGCCGGTCTCTCTTTTTATAGCAGCCACCTCGGCAAGCGACAGTTCCCTCGCCGGCACAACGCGCATGACCCCTTGTCTCTTCATAAAGGCGGCGCCCGCCGCACCGGTGATCGTCATCTGCGTGCTTGCGTGAAGAGGAAGGTCCGGAAAATATGACCGGATATACTCCGCCACCCCGATATCCTGCACAATGATCCCGTCGATCCCCTGCCTGTAATAAGGAAGCAGATAACCGTACAGTTCATCTATCTCCGAGTCTTTCAGCAGCGTGTTGACGGTAAGATACAGTTTCCTGCCGTGTACATGCACAAAATCAACTGCCCGGAGAAGTTCTTCCTCACCCGGATTATCCGCATACGCCCGCGCGCCGAAACGGCTTCCTCCCATATAGACCGCATCCGCCCCGGCCGCGACCGCGGCGTTCAGACTCTCCACCGAACCGGCGGGAGCCAGTATTTCCACTTTATTATCCATTGCTATTCGCCCT
This is a stretch of genomic DNA from [Clostridium] hylemonae DSM 15053. It encodes these proteins:
- a CDS encoding peptidase U32 family protein; the encoded protein is MDNKVEILAPAGSVESLNAAVAAGADAVYMGGSRFGARAYADNPGEEELLRAVDFVHVHGRKLYLTVNTLLKDSEIDELYGYLLPYYRQGIDGIIVQDIGVAEYIRSYFPDLPLHASTQMTITGAAGAAFMKRQGVMRVVPARELSLAEVAAIKRETGLEVECFVHGALCYCYSGQCLLSSLLGGRSGNRGQCAQPCRLAYSIGDGRPADLMSLKDLCAIDLIPELIEAGIDSFKIEGRMKQPDYVYTVVSMYRAYADLYYEKGREGFAVDTRDRERLYTAYRRRGYCDGYYKRHNGKDMISFSRPQGKEEPPQRRTFEIQEKINGNLILSPGNRAKLELEHKGSKTVCEGMAPEQALKQPLSAERIEKQMRKTGGTQFVFDRLDIRMDGELFLPMQALNELRREGLGRLEESLLSPYRRTEDEAAHFTPDEEGRAVVQKSETDRPAVMAVSVMNAEQLKAAVSAEEIRAIYVDSGMLMPAVEETLRSLVQKAGESGKEVYAALPYIFRSPTAEKFERKYALLLEVFDGVLVRNWESCEWLEGKGYDRKIISDANIYVFNRYAKQFLKKTRIESYTAPAELNAGELKELGVSDCTFVAYGYQPVMVTAGCVQKTTGRCTHSDGLTYIKDRYQKKFAVKNCCEYCYNIIYNSSPLVLLNQRKEINSLSPASIRLDFTTEDAKEMQKITALYTDAFIKEKDIRTPDMDFTKGHFKRGVK